A part of Eschrichtius robustus isolate mEscRob2 chromosome 20, mEscRob2.pri, whole genome shotgun sequence genomic DNA contains:
- the PNPO gene encoding pyridoxine-5'-phosphate oxidase isoform X2, whose amino-acid sequence MTFGLRGVIVTFGRPAEWPRCLRHLCSRGAVMDLGPMRKGYRGDREAFEETQLTSLNPMKQFAAWFEEAVQCPDIGEANAMCLATCTRDGKPSARMVLLKGFGKDGFRFFTNFESRKGQELPLNRQVRVEGPVKKLPEEEAECYFHSRPKSSQIGAVVSHQSSVIPDREYLRKKNEELEQLYQEQEVPKPKYWGGYILYPQVMEFWQGQTNRLHDRIAFRRGLPTGDSPLGPMTHRGEEDWLYERLAP is encoded by the exons ATGACGTTCGGGCTGCGGGGCGTCATCGTGACGTTCGGGCGACCCGCCGAGTGGCCCCGCTGCCTCCGCCACCTGTGCAGTCGCGGTGCTGTCATGGACCTGGGACCGATGCGCAAGGGTTACCGCGGGGACCGAGAG GCGTTTGAGGAGACTCAGCTGACCTCCCTGAACCCCATGAAGCAGTTTGCTGCCTGGTTTGAGGAGGCTGTCCAGTGTCCTGACATAGGGGAAGCCAATGCCATGTGTCTTGCTACCTGTACCAG AGATGGGAAACCGTCCGCCCGCATGGTGCTGCTGAAGGGCTTTGGCAAGGACGGCTTCCGCTTCTTCACTAACTTCGAGAGTCGAAAGGGACAAGAGCTG CCCCTAAACCGTCAG GTGCGAGTGGAGGGTCCCGTGAAGAAGCTGCCCGAGGAGGAGGCCGAGTGCTACTTCCACTCCCGCCCCAAGAGCAGCCAGATTGGGGCTGTGGTCAGTCACCAGAGTTCCGTGATCCCCGATCGGGAG tatctgagaaagaaaaatgaggaattGGAGCAACTCTACCAGGAACAAGAGGTGCCGAAGCCAAAATACTG GGGTGGCTACATCCTGTACCCCCAAGTAATGGAGTTCTGGCAAGGCCAAACCAACCGCCTGCATGACCGGATCGCCTTTCGACGGGGCCTACCGACAGGAGACTCCCCCTTGGGGCCCATGACCCACCGAGGGGAGGAAGACTGGCTCTATGAGAGACTTGCACCCTGA
- the SP2 gene encoding transcription factor Sp2 isoform X1, with amino-acid sequence MSDPQTSMAATAAVSPSDYLQPAASTTQDSQPSPLALLAATCSKIGPPAVEAAVTPPAPPQPTPRKLVPIKPAPLPLSPGKNSFGILSSKGNILQIQGSQLSASYPGGQLVFAIQNPTMINKGTRSNASIQYQAVPQIQASNSQTIQVQPNLTNQIQIIPGTNQAIITPSPSSHKPVPIKPAPVQKSSTTTTPVQSAANVVKLTGGGGNVTLTLPVNNLVNTSDTGAPTQLLTESPPAPLSKTNKKARKKSLPASQPPVAVTEQVETVLIETTADNIIQAGNNLLIVQSPGGGQPAVVQQVQVVPPKAEQQQVVQIPQQALRVVQAASATLPTVPQKPSQNFQIQAAEPSPTQVYIRTPSGEVQTVLVQDGPPATAATTSTTTCSSPPSRAAHLSGASKKHSAAILRKERPLPKIAPAGSIISLNAAQLAAAAQAMQTININGVQVQGVPVTITNTGGQQQLTVQNVSGNNLTISGLSPTQIQLQMEQALAGEAQPGEKRRRMACTCPNCKDGDKRSGEQGKKKHVCHIPDCGKTFRKTSLLRAHVRLHTGERPFVCNWFFCGKRFTRSDELQRHARTHTGDKRFECAQCQKRFMRSDHLTKHYKTHLVTKNL; translated from the exons ATCCACAGACCAGCATGGCTGCCACTGCTGCTGTCAGTCCCAGTGACTACCTTCAGCCTGCCGCCTCCACCACCCAG GACTCCCAGCCATCTCCCTTAGCCCTGCTTGCTGCAACATGTAGCAAAATTGGCCCTCCAGCTGTTGAAGCTGCAGTGACGCCTCCTGCTCCCCCGCAGCCCACACCACGGAAACTCGTCCCTATCAAACCTGCCCCTCTCCCTCTTAGTCCCGGCAAGAATAGCTTTGGAATCTTGTCCTCCAAAGGAAACATACTTCAGATTCAGGGGTCACAGCTGAGCGCGTCCTATCCTGGTGGGCAGCTGGTGTTCGCTATCCAGAACCCAACCATGATCAACAAAGGGACCCGATCGAATGCCAGTATCCAGTACCAGGCGGTCCCTCAGATTCAGGCGAGCAATTCTCAGACCATCCAGGTACAGCCCAATCTCACCAACCAGATCCAGATCATCCCTGGCACCAACCAAGCCATCATCACCCCCTCACCATCCAGTCACAAGCCTGTCCCCATCAAGCCGGCCCCTGTCCAGAAGTCGAGTACGACCACCACTCCGGTGCAGAGCGCGGCCAATGTGGTGAAGCTGACAGGTGGAGGGGGCAATGTGACACTTACTCTGCCTGTCAACAACCTCGTGAACACCAGCGACACCGGGGCCCCCACTCAGCTCCTCACGGAGAGCCCCCCGGCCCCGCTGTCTAAGACTAACAAGAAAGCCAGGAAGAAGAGCCTTCCTGCCTCCCAGCCCCCCGTGGCTGTGACCGAACAGGTGGAGACGGTGCTGATCGAGACCACGGCGGACAACATCATCCAGGCAGGAAACAACCTGCTCATCGTTCAGAGCCCTGGTGGGGGCCAGCCAGCTGTGGTCCAGCAGGTCCAGGTGGTGCCCCCCAAGGCCGAGCAGCAGCAGGTAGTGCAGATCCCCCAGCAGGCCCTGCGGGTGGTGCAGGCGGCATCCGCCACACTCCCCACCGTCCCCCAGAAGCCCTCCCAGAACTTTCAGATCCAGGCTGCTGAGCCGTCGCCTACTCAG GTTTACATCCGTACACCTTCTGGTGAGGTACAGACGGTCCTTGTCCAGGACGGCCCCCCGGCAACAGCTGcgaccacctccaccaccacttgTAGCAGCCCTCCGTCCCGTGCTGCCCATCTGAGCGGGGCCAGCAAAAAGCACTCAGCTGCAATTCTCCGGAAAGAGCGTCCCCTGCCAAAGATTGCCCCTGCCGGGAGCATCATCAGCCTGAACGCAGCCCAGCTGGCAGCGGCAGCCCAGGCCATGCAGACCATCAACATCAACGGTGTCCAGGTCCAGGGTGTGCCCGTCACCATCACCAACACTGGCG GGCAGCAGCAGCTGACAGTGCAGAATGTTTCTGGGAATAACCTGACCATCAGTGGGCTGAGCCCCACCCAGATCCAGCTGCAGATGGAACAGGCCCTGGCTGGAGAGGCCCAGCCCGGGGAGAAGCGGCGCCGCATGGCCTGCACGTGTCCCAACTGCAAGGACGGGGACAAGAG GTCTGGAGAGCAGGGCAAAAAGAAGCACGTGTGCCACATCCCTGACTGCGGCAAGACTTTCCGTAAGACGTCCCTACTGCGGGCTCACGTGCGCTTGCACACCGGCGAGCGGCCCTTTGTCTGCAACTGGTTCTTCTGTGGGAAGAGGTTCACACGGAGTGACGAGCTCCAGCGGCACGCCCGCACCCACACAG GGGACAAACGCTTCGAGTGTGCCCAGTGTCAGAAGCGCTTCATGAGGAGTGACCACCTCACCAAGCATTACAAGACCCACCTGGTCACGAAGAACTTGTAA
- the SP2 gene encoding transcription factor Sp2 isoform X3: MSDPQTSMAATAAVSPSDYLQPAASTTQDSQPSPLALLAATCSKIGPPAVEAAVTPPAPPQPTPRKLVPIKPAPLPLSPGKNSFGILSSKGNILQIQGSQLSASYPGGQLVFAIQNPTMINKGTRSNASIQYQAVPQIQASNSQTIQVQPNLTNQIQIIPGTNQAIITPSPSSHKPVPIKPAPVQKSSTTTTPVQSAANVVKLTGGGGNVTLTLPVNNLVNTSDTGAPTQLLTESPPAPLSKTNKKARKKSLPASQPPVAVTEQVETVLIETTADNIIQAGNNLLIVQSPGGGQPAVVQQVQVVPPKAEQQQVYIRTPSGEVQTVLVQDGPPATAATTSTTTCSSPPSRAAHLSGASKKHSAAILRKERPLPKIAPAGSIISLNAAQLAAAAQAMQTININGVQVQGVPVTITNTGGQQQLTVQNVSGNNLTISGLSPTQIQLQMEQALAGEAQPGEKRRRMACTCPNCKDGDKRSGEQGKKKHVCHIPDCGKTFRKTSLLRAHVRLHTGERPFVCNWFFCGKRFTRSDELQRHARTHTGDKRFECAQCQKRFMRSDHLTKHYKTHLVTKNL; this comes from the exons ATCCACAGACCAGCATGGCTGCCACTGCTGCTGTCAGTCCCAGTGACTACCTTCAGCCTGCCGCCTCCACCACCCAG GACTCCCAGCCATCTCCCTTAGCCCTGCTTGCTGCAACATGTAGCAAAATTGGCCCTCCAGCTGTTGAAGCTGCAGTGACGCCTCCTGCTCCCCCGCAGCCCACACCACGGAAACTCGTCCCTATCAAACCTGCCCCTCTCCCTCTTAGTCCCGGCAAGAATAGCTTTGGAATCTTGTCCTCCAAAGGAAACATACTTCAGATTCAGGGGTCACAGCTGAGCGCGTCCTATCCTGGTGGGCAGCTGGTGTTCGCTATCCAGAACCCAACCATGATCAACAAAGGGACCCGATCGAATGCCAGTATCCAGTACCAGGCGGTCCCTCAGATTCAGGCGAGCAATTCTCAGACCATCCAGGTACAGCCCAATCTCACCAACCAGATCCAGATCATCCCTGGCACCAACCAAGCCATCATCACCCCCTCACCATCCAGTCACAAGCCTGTCCCCATCAAGCCGGCCCCTGTCCAGAAGTCGAGTACGACCACCACTCCGGTGCAGAGCGCGGCCAATGTGGTGAAGCTGACAGGTGGAGGGGGCAATGTGACACTTACTCTGCCTGTCAACAACCTCGTGAACACCAGCGACACCGGGGCCCCCACTCAGCTCCTCACGGAGAGCCCCCCGGCCCCGCTGTCTAAGACTAACAAGAAAGCCAGGAAGAAGAGCCTTCCTGCCTCCCAGCCCCCCGTGGCTGTGACCGAACAGGTGGAGACGGTGCTGATCGAGACCACGGCGGACAACATCATCCAGGCAGGAAACAACCTGCTCATCGTTCAGAGCCCTGGTGGGGGCCAGCCAGCTGTGGTCCAGCAGGTCCAGGTGGTGCCCCCCAAGGCCGAGCAGCAGCAG GTTTACATCCGTACACCTTCTGGTGAGGTACAGACGGTCCTTGTCCAGGACGGCCCCCCGGCAACAGCTGcgaccacctccaccaccacttgTAGCAGCCCTCCGTCCCGTGCTGCCCATCTGAGCGGGGCCAGCAAAAAGCACTCAGCTGCAATTCTCCGGAAAGAGCGTCCCCTGCCAAAGATTGCCCCTGCCGGGAGCATCATCAGCCTGAACGCAGCCCAGCTGGCAGCGGCAGCCCAGGCCATGCAGACCATCAACATCAACGGTGTCCAGGTCCAGGGTGTGCCCGTCACCATCACCAACACTGGCG GGCAGCAGCAGCTGACAGTGCAGAATGTTTCTGGGAATAACCTGACCATCAGTGGGCTGAGCCCCACCCAGATCCAGCTGCAGATGGAACAGGCCCTGGCTGGAGAGGCCCAGCCCGGGGAGAAGCGGCGCCGCATGGCCTGCACGTGTCCCAACTGCAAGGACGGGGACAAGAG GTCTGGAGAGCAGGGCAAAAAGAAGCACGTGTGCCACATCCCTGACTGCGGCAAGACTTTCCGTAAGACGTCCCTACTGCGGGCTCACGTGCGCTTGCACACCGGCGAGCGGCCCTTTGTCTGCAACTGGTTCTTCTGTGGGAAGAGGTTCACACGGAGTGACGAGCTCCAGCGGCACGCCCGCACCCACACAG GGGACAAACGCTTCGAGTGTGCCCAGTGTCAGAAGCGCTTCATGAGGAGTGACCACCTCACCAAGCATTACAAGACCCACCTGGTCACGAAGAACTTGTAA
- the PRR15L gene encoding proline-rich protein 15-like protein, producing MTEVGWWKLTFLRKKKSTPKVLYEIPDTYTQTEGGAEPPRPDGGGPNSNFNTRLEKIVDKNTKGKHVKVSNSGRFKEKKKVRATLAENPNLFDDREGKGQ from the coding sequence ATGACCGAAGTTGGTTGGTGGAAGCTGACCTTCCTCCGGAAAAAGAAATCCACTCCCAAGGTGCTGTATGAGATCCCTGACACCTACACCCAAACTGAGGGCGGCGCAGAGCCCCCAAGGCCTGATGGCGGGGGCCCCAACAGCAACTTTAACACCCGCCTGGAGAAGATTGTGGACAAGAACACGAAGGGCAAGCACGTCAAAGTCTCCAATTCGGGCCGCttcaaggagaagaaaaaagtccGAGCCACGCTAGCAGAGAACCCCAACCTCTTTGATGACAGGGAGGGCAAAGGACAGTGA
- the PNPO gene encoding pyridoxine-5'-phosphate oxidase isoform X1 — MTFGLRGVIVTFGRPAEWPRCLRHLCSRGAVMDLGPMRKGYRGDREAFEETQLTSLNPMKQFAAWFEEAVQCPDIGEANAMCLATCTRDGKPSARMVLLKGFGKDGFRFFTNFESRKGQELDSNPFASLVFYWEPLNRQVRVEGPVKKLPEEEAECYFHSRPKSSQIGAVVSHQSSVIPDREYLRKKNEELEQLYQEQEVPKPKYWGGYILYPQVMEFWQGQTNRLHDRIAFRRGLPTGDSPLGPMTHRGEEDWLYERLAP; from the exons ATGACGTTCGGGCTGCGGGGCGTCATCGTGACGTTCGGGCGACCCGCCGAGTGGCCCCGCTGCCTCCGCCACCTGTGCAGTCGCGGTGCTGTCATGGACCTGGGACCGATGCGCAAGGGTTACCGCGGGGACCGAGAG GCGTTTGAGGAGACTCAGCTGACCTCCCTGAACCCCATGAAGCAGTTTGCTGCCTGGTTTGAGGAGGCTGTCCAGTGTCCTGACATAGGGGAAGCCAATGCCATGTGTCTTGCTACCTGTACCAG AGATGGGAAACCGTCCGCCCGCATGGTGCTGCTGAAGGGCTTTGGCAAGGACGGCTTCCGCTTCTTCACTAACTTCGAGAGTCGAAAGGGACAAGAGCTG GACTCTAATCCCTTTGCTTCCCTTGTCTTCTACTGGGAGCCCCTAAACCGTCAG GTGCGAGTGGAGGGTCCCGTGAAGAAGCTGCCCGAGGAGGAGGCCGAGTGCTACTTCCACTCCCGCCCCAAGAGCAGCCAGATTGGGGCTGTGGTCAGTCACCAGAGTTCCGTGATCCCCGATCGGGAG tatctgagaaagaaaaatgaggaattGGAGCAACTCTACCAGGAACAAGAGGTGCCGAAGCCAAAATACTG GGGTGGCTACATCCTGTACCCCCAAGTAATGGAGTTCTGGCAAGGCCAAACCAACCGCCTGCATGACCGGATCGCCTTTCGACGGGGCCTACCGACAGGAGACTCCCCCTTGGGGCCCATGACCCACCGAGGGGAGGAAGACTGGCTCTATGAGAGACTTGCACCCTGA
- the SP2 gene encoding transcription factor Sp2 isoform X2, with protein sequence MAATAAVSPSDYLQPAASTTQDSQPSPLALLAATCSKIGPPAVEAAVTPPAPPQPTPRKLVPIKPAPLPLSPGKNSFGILSSKGNILQIQGSQLSASYPGGQLVFAIQNPTMINKGTRSNASIQYQAVPQIQASNSQTIQVQPNLTNQIQIIPGTNQAIITPSPSSHKPVPIKPAPVQKSSTTTTPVQSAANVVKLTGGGGNVTLTLPVNNLVNTSDTGAPTQLLTESPPAPLSKTNKKARKKSLPASQPPVAVTEQVETVLIETTADNIIQAGNNLLIVQSPGGGQPAVVQQVQVVPPKAEQQQVVQIPQQALRVVQAASATLPTVPQKPSQNFQIQAAEPSPTQVYIRTPSGEVQTVLVQDGPPATAATTSTTTCSSPPSRAAHLSGASKKHSAAILRKERPLPKIAPAGSIISLNAAQLAAAAQAMQTININGVQVQGVPVTITNTGGQQQLTVQNVSGNNLTISGLSPTQIQLQMEQALAGEAQPGEKRRRMACTCPNCKDGDKRSGEQGKKKHVCHIPDCGKTFRKTSLLRAHVRLHTGERPFVCNWFFCGKRFTRSDELQRHARTHTGDKRFECAQCQKRFMRSDHLTKHYKTHLVTKNL encoded by the exons ATGGCTGCCACTGCTGCTGTCAGTCCCAGTGACTACCTTCAGCCTGCCGCCTCCACCACCCAG GACTCCCAGCCATCTCCCTTAGCCCTGCTTGCTGCAACATGTAGCAAAATTGGCCCTCCAGCTGTTGAAGCTGCAGTGACGCCTCCTGCTCCCCCGCAGCCCACACCACGGAAACTCGTCCCTATCAAACCTGCCCCTCTCCCTCTTAGTCCCGGCAAGAATAGCTTTGGAATCTTGTCCTCCAAAGGAAACATACTTCAGATTCAGGGGTCACAGCTGAGCGCGTCCTATCCTGGTGGGCAGCTGGTGTTCGCTATCCAGAACCCAACCATGATCAACAAAGGGACCCGATCGAATGCCAGTATCCAGTACCAGGCGGTCCCTCAGATTCAGGCGAGCAATTCTCAGACCATCCAGGTACAGCCCAATCTCACCAACCAGATCCAGATCATCCCTGGCACCAACCAAGCCATCATCACCCCCTCACCATCCAGTCACAAGCCTGTCCCCATCAAGCCGGCCCCTGTCCAGAAGTCGAGTACGACCACCACTCCGGTGCAGAGCGCGGCCAATGTGGTGAAGCTGACAGGTGGAGGGGGCAATGTGACACTTACTCTGCCTGTCAACAACCTCGTGAACACCAGCGACACCGGGGCCCCCACTCAGCTCCTCACGGAGAGCCCCCCGGCCCCGCTGTCTAAGACTAACAAGAAAGCCAGGAAGAAGAGCCTTCCTGCCTCCCAGCCCCCCGTGGCTGTGACCGAACAGGTGGAGACGGTGCTGATCGAGACCACGGCGGACAACATCATCCAGGCAGGAAACAACCTGCTCATCGTTCAGAGCCCTGGTGGGGGCCAGCCAGCTGTGGTCCAGCAGGTCCAGGTGGTGCCCCCCAAGGCCGAGCAGCAGCAGGTAGTGCAGATCCCCCAGCAGGCCCTGCGGGTGGTGCAGGCGGCATCCGCCACACTCCCCACCGTCCCCCAGAAGCCCTCCCAGAACTTTCAGATCCAGGCTGCTGAGCCGTCGCCTACTCAG GTTTACATCCGTACACCTTCTGGTGAGGTACAGACGGTCCTTGTCCAGGACGGCCCCCCGGCAACAGCTGcgaccacctccaccaccacttgTAGCAGCCCTCCGTCCCGTGCTGCCCATCTGAGCGGGGCCAGCAAAAAGCACTCAGCTGCAATTCTCCGGAAAGAGCGTCCCCTGCCAAAGATTGCCCCTGCCGGGAGCATCATCAGCCTGAACGCAGCCCAGCTGGCAGCGGCAGCCCAGGCCATGCAGACCATCAACATCAACGGTGTCCAGGTCCAGGGTGTGCCCGTCACCATCACCAACACTGGCG GGCAGCAGCAGCTGACAGTGCAGAATGTTTCTGGGAATAACCTGACCATCAGTGGGCTGAGCCCCACCCAGATCCAGCTGCAGATGGAACAGGCCCTGGCTGGAGAGGCCCAGCCCGGGGAGAAGCGGCGCCGCATGGCCTGCACGTGTCCCAACTGCAAGGACGGGGACAAGAG GTCTGGAGAGCAGGGCAAAAAGAAGCACGTGTGCCACATCCCTGACTGCGGCAAGACTTTCCGTAAGACGTCCCTACTGCGGGCTCACGTGCGCTTGCACACCGGCGAGCGGCCCTTTGTCTGCAACTGGTTCTTCTGTGGGAAGAGGTTCACACGGAGTGACGAGCTCCAGCGGCACGCCCGCACCCACACAG GGGACAAACGCTTCGAGTGTGCCCAGTGTCAGAAGCGCTTCATGAGGAGTGACCACCTCACCAAGCATTACAAGACCCACCTGGTCACGAAGAACTTGTAA